AAACTTTCAAAATAAAGGGTAACAATTTTCAAAGGGTTTTGATATAAGGGTGTAACAGCCAAAACGGCAAAACAAAAATTAATTAATCCATAAAATTTTAGAAATCATGAGACATTCAATTTTAACTATCGTAATCGTAGCCATATCCATTTTAAATGCAAACGCTACAAACAAAATCGAGACCCCTAACAGCGTTGAAGCTATAGAAATTACAAGAGATGCTATTGCCCAGGTTTTCGAATGGGAAGTAGAGACCACAAAAAGCACTTACTCAGGAACTGCTTTGTCTCTAAAAGAAGCCCAAAACATGATGGCACTTTCAAGCTCTGGCGAAGTAGTAAGAAGTAAAGAAATAAAAAGCTATTTGGTTTTAAAATCTGAATTGAACAGCAACACCAAAAGAAACTATTTCTGGGAAGTGGAAACCAAAACCGGTAAAGCTAAAGGCTATGCTTCCAATAAAGCTTATGCCGATAAAATGATTGAACTCGTTGCTTCTGGTGATGCTATTGTTTCAAAAATCATCATCAATCAACCTCAACAATAAAATCTGAAAAAAAATCCCAAAACAGGGTAACAAAAAAGTTGCCCTGTTGATATAAACACGAATAACAATTTTAAAACCTATTTATCATGAAGAATTTTAAGCACATTTTAGGAACACTTTTATTTGCAGCATTAGTATTTACAAGCTGTAGCAAAAACAACGACGATGCCGATATTATTTTTTATCCTTCGGCTCAAGACTATTCAAATTTACAAGACGAAGCTTTAGAAGGCTTAAAACAAAACTTTCAGTTTAATGCCGAAGACGGTTGGATAAACTTAACCTCAGAAAACGGCGTAAACATTGGTATTAACGGTTCTTGTTTAACCGCCAATGGAAGTCCAGTAACAGGACAAGTCGATTTAGAATTTGTCGAAATTTTTAGTAAAGGCAATATGTTACTTACCAACAAACCTACTATGGGTATTATGCCTAACGGCGACAAAGCTCTTTTAATTTCCGGTGGTGAGTTTTTTATCGAAGCCACACAAAACGAAGAAGTTCTAGAAACGTCTTGCGCCATTCAATTAGGAATTCCGGCCGAATTAACAGGTGACCCAGACCCTGAAATGATTTTATGGACGGGAGCCATTGATGAAGATGGCAACCTAGCCTGGGAAGAAAACAAAGACGAAGACGGAACCGGGCCACAAGGAGGTCGCGGCGTATTTACCGAAGGCAACCAGTATTACGCATTTATAGGCGATTTTGGTTGGAGTAATGTAGACCGTTTTTACAACGACCCAAGACCAAAAACAACCATTTTGGTTGATGTGCCAGAAGGTTACGACAACACCAATTGCTCTGTATTTTTATCTTACGATGGTGAAGATACTGGCCTGGCCAACTTAGACACTTACGACCCCGTGGATGGCTTATTTAGCGAGCACTACGGACAAATCCCAATCGGGTTGGAGTGCCACGTGATTTTCGTAACAGAGTCTGCAAACGACTGGAAGTATGCCATTCAAGGCGTAACCATTGTTGAAAACGGTGTCATTACCATTACCGAAGGCGAAACATCAATCACAACACAATCACAATTAGAAACCATCATTAATGGATTACCATAAACATCTGCCATTTTAAACCTACTTTTAATGGTGCCCTCACTTTAACCTACTCACAAAAGCCAGAAACACCACGTTTCTGGCTTTATTTTTTAAGGGTAACAAAATCGCATCTCGATTGATATAATAGTATGAAGAAAATGGTTTACGTATTAATCTTTATCTGTATTGCTTTGATTGTAATAGCAAATCTTATTGTTATTATAACAAACATCAAATCGTAGTTTGTCTCATCTTGAATGGCTCTTTTTGTATATTTATCAACCACTAAACAAATCTAAAATGAAAACTTACTTATTAACAATTTTTTGTTTGGCAAGTTTTTTATGCGCTTCGGCTCAAGATATTCTTAACGATACCTTGGCCAGAACCGCCACAATAAAAGCTGAAACTAACGGTAACGTAGTAACGTTTACTCCAGAAACACCAGAATTACAACAAATTGCCGGTGCACCAAAAGCGTTCTATACCCATTACTGGGAATTTGGCGACGGCCACTTCAGTACCGAAGAGAAACCCAAACATATTTATAAAGAAAAAGGCGAATACGAAGTTAAACTTTGGGCCACCAATAATTACGACACTGGAAAACCACCAACCACACGACCCAAAAAGGTGTATGTAAATTCGGTTTTTGAAGATTACGAAGAAACAGCCTCGATGGAAGAAGATTTCATATTAAAACGTAATCGCGAACCCGTTCCCGATCAAGATATGGTGCTTATTGTGCGCTACAAAAATCCGAAAACCTACGAAACTAATGGAAAAATCTATTTGTTTTACAATGAACAGAAATTTAAAGCTGATAATTTTGAAATATTGGACACCCGAACTTATCATGGTGAAAAAAAGCTTTCAACCGGAGGTTTTGCTTTTACCCGCAAAATAGATGACGACGATACTTTTTTGGCATCAACAAATAAATTCAGACTTAATAAACAGCAAATCCCACAGGATTCTACCGAAAAAACCAATTTGCCGGTTACCATTTCTGAAGCGCAATCACTATACAGAAATTGGCAAGTTTTGGAGTTTGACGGTATGCAACCCGAAGAAGAGCGCAACATGTTTTTTACTTTGAAAACCACACCCGAAATGGTTAAAGACACCAGTGCCATTATTTCGGTACGCGGCGTTTACGTGCCCGATGCCAATTACGACAATCACAAAGTGAAAGACATGGAAATGGAAATCGTCACCTCACACGACCCCAATAAAATGTCGTCTAACGGGACTATAATGAACTACCGCTTGGTGCGTTTTAAAACCCTGAAGTATAAAATTAAATTCCAAAACAACGGTGAAGGGCCAGCGCGCACCATTCGACTCGAAACCGATATACCCGACATGCTGGACAAATCAACTTTAGAAGTCACTGACATGTACCCCAAATGCGATATTTGCCCCAAACGTGAAGTTTTGTACAGTTGCTTAGACACCACTTTAACTGACACCCAAGCCATTTTCACTTTTAAAAATATTTACCTACCGGGCAGCGAACAAAAAAATGTAAAAGAGTACGACAGCACCAAAGGTTTTGTAAAATACAAGATTAAATTTGCTGAAGATTTCCACAAGAAAAAAACCAAAAGCCGCACAGCCATTATTTTCGATAAAAACGAACCCATCATCACCAATTATTCTACTACCCGGTTTATGCCGGGCATCTCCATTGGTGCCAAAGTGGGTTACAATTCATTTTCAGATTTAAACAATTCCGAAAGCTACTTTTTTGGCGTCACCCTTTCGCCATACAAATCGTACCGTTGGTATTGGCAAGTGGAGTTGATGAATAATTTTCACAAATACGATTCCTATACTCAAATTGAAGAAGGTATTGTGCAAGACGCATCTGGATTTCGTTTTAGGCAACGAACCACCACCAATACTTCATATGAAAATATTGATTGGGATATTCCAGTATTAGTGCGATACAATATTAATAATTATATAGGTTTGGGCGCAGGATTACAAAACTCCATTTCTGTAAGTGAAAAGCAACAGCAAGATATTTTCATTGAACGGTTTGAAGGGGTCCAGCCCGGTGCGCCCGTGTTCGAAATCGCTGAAGAAAGTAGCGAGGCGAGCAACTCCTTTACCAATTTTCGCACAGGCTTGTTGTTTGAAGCCACGGCGGGTTTTGCCCGTATTGGCCCTAGTTTGGGCGCACGCTACATCATGAATTTTGATAATGATTTTAACTATTGGCAATTTTACGCCATTTGGAAGTTTTGAGCCTAAGGCTCTTTTGTCATCTCATTTAAAATGAAAAAACTATGCTTTCTTTTTGTGTTCCTAAGCACTTTCGGTTTTTCGCAAAATCTGGAAGAGCAAATTTATGTCGCGGCAGAAACGTTTATGGTCAATAAAAATGAAAATTCTCTAAAAATATTAAGTCAGAAAGAAGTCCAATTCAAAAAGCAAATTCAGACCAAAGACGAACATTTGGCCATGGTTTTTTTACAATGCCATAAAGGGTTCTATTTAGAGTCGGAATCAAAATTAAGAGATGCCATTTCCACTTTTGAAGCTGCATTAAAACGCTTTAACCAGCATCATCTTTCAAGTATTTCAGATTTTGATATTATTGAAAGTTGCATGATTCCTTTGGGCAACCTGTACACCAAAACAAATGATTTCACCAATGCCGAAAGCATTATAAAACAGTATATTTTTTTAGCCGAAAAAAGTGAAAATTTCAAACACCAAATTAGTGGTGCTATTAACCTGTCGAAATTATACCAAACCCTTGGGCGGCACAAAACGGTTATAAAATTAACTTCATCATATATTGATAACCCCAATTCCACAAAACTTCAAAAACAAAAACTAATTGAAATAAACATTGATAGCCAAATGGCCCTTGGTGAGATTTCGAGCGATGAAGATGTTCCCGTTCCTCTTGACAGTGAAAAAAAACACAGGTTAGCGTTACAAAACCAAAACTATGAAATGGCTTTTAAAATTTTTCAAGATGTCAAGGCTGAACGGTTTTCTAGCAAAGAGCTTTCTACTCGTTATTTAGCAAAACTGCACTTGGAAGAAGCCCAACTTCTAACATTATTGGGCGAAAATGATACAGCTCTAAAAAGTTTAAATAGTGCTATAAAAACTCTAATACCAAATCTCAGTGGTAAAACACTGCCACAAAAAGAAGATTTACATGCCGAAAACACCTTTATTGACATTTTTGATTTGTATGCCGAAATAGAACCAGACACCTTTAAAGCATTGCGATACTTCGACCTCAGTTTTTATGTTTCAGACTTGTTACGAAATAATTGGACGGCACAAGAAACCAAAATACTAAACCAAACGGCCACCAGAATTAGGAGCGAAAAATGTATTGATTTACTATTTAATGCCTATACAACATCCAAAGACACTACATTTGTAATTAAAGCATTGCAATACGCCGAACAGAGTAAGGCTACCTCGTTAAGCGATATGTTCTTTAAAAAACAGCAGATAAAGAAGTTTCCCAACGATACACTTTTACAGCGCGAATTCGAGCTTCTCAAAAAACAAGAACACATTACCAGTTTATTGGTTAAAGAGCAATTGGGAGACAATCGTGTTTCAAAAATCAATCAATTCAACAAACAGCTAAACGAATTAAGTATTTCTATTAAAGCATTGAAACATTACATTTCGGAGAAATATCCCAATAACGATAATGTCTTTTCTTTAAAAGACTTGCAACATAAACTCAAAAAAGACCAAGCCATTTTGGCAGCGTATTTTTATGGTAAAAAGCATATTTACCAATTTGTGGTTTCAGATAACGATATACACCTAAATCGCATTAAAAAAGGTGCTGCCGTCGAAAAAAGCATTGTTGATTTCATCAATCTTTTTAACAACCCGAAGACAATCAACAACAATATTTCAAACTATACCGAACAAGCTTTTGGACTGTATAAACTTTTAAAATTAGCAGCACTAAACGATATAAAAAATGTTGTTATTATTCCTGATGGATTGTTGAATTTCATTCCTTTTGATGCACTTTTAACCCAAGAAACAACCTCAACTGCCTTTTCAAAAATGCCGTTTGTGGTTTTTTCCACTTGTATTGCTTACAATTCGAGTATAGCTATGTATTTAAATACCTCGGCATCGGCAAATAAGAATAAACTTTTGGGTATTTTTCCCATTTTTGAGGGCAGCAACCAATCTTTAAATTTTTCAAAACAAGAAGCCGAATCCATTAAGAATAACATGCAAGCTACTATTTTAATGAATGAAGCGGCCAGCAAAGAAAATTTTATTGAAAAAAGTAACGATTACCCCATTTTGCATTTATCCACCCATGCTCAAAGCGGCGATTTTGTTTCTCCGGCAAGCCTTTCATTCTACAATGAAAATATACTTTTAAACGAAATTTACGGTTTAAACCTCAACTCTAGATTAGTAATTTTAAGCGCCTGCGAAACGGGAGTGGGCAAACTATACAAATCGGAAGGTGCCATGAGCATTGCCCGCGGTTTTCAATATGCAGGAGCACAAAACGTACTGTTTTCACTTTGGCAGATAAACGATTTATCCACGGCTAAAATTATGCAATCGTTTTATGAGGAATTCAATAAACACCAATCGGCTTTTGTGGCCAACACCCAATCAAAAATCACCTATCTTGAAAACGAATCGATAAGCAACACAAAAAAATCGCCATACTATTGGAGTGCCTTCGTGTACTATGGTAATCTAGAAGCAGAAAAACATTGTTCCCTTATAATTTATATCTTTTTTGGGATATTAATTATTTTTATTGCCCTATTTTTATTTTTTAAAAAAACAGAAAGATGCCAGAAAAAGAAACCCTTCAGCAGTTTCTTCTTAAAAAAGGATATACCAAGGTGAAGCTTCATCTTACCAAAACCAATCATTTTGAAATAAAAGCTTCCATTAATGGCAATAAAGGACGCTTTATTCTTGATACAGGGGCATCAAGTTCGTGCGTAGATTTTGAGGGTATTGATACTTTTAAGCTTAACGCAGAAGACTCCATAATAAAGGCTGCCGGTGCAGGAGCTATTAATATGGAAACCAAAATGGCAAAGAAAAACAAAATAAAAATCGGCAAATGGTCTAATAACAAAGTTGTTTTGGTTTTATTTAACCTAACACATGTAAACACTGCACTTACCGAACATAATTCAAAACCTGTTGATGGCATTATTGGTGCCGATATTTTAAAAAAAGCTAAAGCCGTAATTGATTATCAAAAGAAATATTTATATTTAAAAATATAACTGAACAGCTAATAAACCACTCTCTAAGCCTTAATGAACACCTCTATTGTAATAGCAGATGACCATCCGCTTATGCTGCGTGGTCTTACCGACTTTTTAAATTCGAAAGGCTACGATATTGTAGGCAGTGCTGAAGACGGAAACGTTGCATACAACCTTATTGTTAAGCACAAACCAGAGATTGCCATTTTGGATATTAGAATGCCACTTAAAACAGGGCTAGAGATTGCCGAACAATGCAAAAAAAATAATTTACCCACTAAAATTATTTTGATAACCTTTGATAAGGAAGAAGACCTTTATGATCAGGCCAAAGCTTTTAATGTATTTGGCTATATTTTAAAAGATTTCGCCATTGAAGAAATAGAAACGTGCATAAACCACGTAAAAAACGGCACACCTTATTTTAGTGAAGAAATAGTCGAGTATTTGAGCAAAAGCAACCTACAAAAAAAACCAGAGGTTTTGGAATTGCTCACAAAAGCTGAAATTAAAATTGTGAAACTGGTTTCAAAAAACAAAACTAGCCAAGAAATAGCCAACGAACTATCTATTTCTGTAAGGACCGTTGATAAGCATAGAAGCAATATTGTTCACAAGTTAAACTTAGACAACAAACCCACATCGCTTTCCATTTGGGCAAACTTAAACAAAGATTATTTGTAATTGCTTATAAAATACGTAGAAGTGCGTATTTTAAGTATCGATAATATTAGTTATCTTTACAGTGCTATTAATTAGTTCTTAGGGAGAATTATAGAAGGCTCTAAATTGTAATGATTTAGGGCCTTTGTTTTTTTATGGGTCACAACTAAAAATACGTAGAAGTGCGTATTTTTTTTGTTTTTAGTACGCCGTACTTTTATGGTGCTATTAATTAATTCTTTGAGAGAGGATTTTTTTAAGTACTCTGCACCGTAATGGTGCAGAGTTTTAAAATATTAAAAACCTAAAAAACATGAATGTACTAATGGATAAAAAGAATGATATTCTGAAAAAATGTTGTTTTATCGGGTTAGTGATTTTAGTCATAGCAATCATCTCCATAAATATTCTTGCTTATTTAATTTAGTTTAATTTGCCCCCATCTCTTTTTCATAGATTTTTATAAAATCTATGAACAAAAAAAATCTCTTGAAGAATTCTTCAAGAGATTTTTGCTTTTAATTTTATAAGGAAATAGAAGCCTATTCTTCAGCCGCAGGTGCTTCAGCTGCTGGAGTTTCTGCTCCTTCAGCTCCTTCTTCTCCTTCAATTTCTTCTTCTTCGTCATCGTCATCATCAAGAATTGCCGTTCTGGCCGTTTTAATCTGACAAACAACTGTATTATCGGTGTGTAGAAACTCGTAGTTATCTTTTGGTAAATCACCAACAGATATATTATCACCAATTTTTAAAGGTGTAATATCGATTTGAATAAAATCTGGTAAGTTAGCAGGCAATGCTCTAACACGCAGTCTTCTGTTGTTTTTTCTTAAAACACCACCGTTTTTAACACCACGAGAGTTACCAACAAGACGAACAGGAATATTCATCGAGATTTCTTTATCATCAAATAATTGATAGAAATCTATATGTAAAATATTATCAGTTACTGGGTGAAACTGAATGTCTTGAAGTACAGCATTTAATGTTGTACCGTTGTCTAGCTCAATCACAACTGTATGCGCATTAGGCGTGTATACAAGTTTAGAGAAAGCTAATTCTGGTGCAGAGAAATGTAGTGGCTTATCTCCTCCGTATAATACGCAAGGAACCTGACCAGCATTACGTAAGGCTTTTGTTGCTTTTTTGCCCACGCTTTCTCTTTGAGATCCGTTGATTGTAATTGATTTCATTTTTAAAATTTATAGTTAATAATTATTACTCTTATTGAAGGTAGCTTTTAAACTACATTACAAATTTTGAACTGATAGACTTGTTGTTATGTACTTTTTCCATCACTTCGGCAAACAATTCTGCACAGCTCAACACCCTAATTTTATCGCTTAGAGGCTTTACAGGAATAGAATCGGTTACTATCAATTCTTCCAGTTGTGAATTGTTTAAATTATCATAAGCCTTTCCTGATAAAAGTGGATGCGTACAAATAGCTCTTACGCTTAATGCACCACGCTCCATCATCAAGTCGGCCGCTCTAGTTAAAGTTCCTGCGGTATCGACCATATCGTCAACCAAAACCACGTTTTTACCAGTTACATCTCCAATGAGTTCCATATGGGAAATAACGTTAGCTTTAGCACGTTGCTTATAACAAATTACCACATCGCTTTTTAAAGCTTTTGAATAGGCGTAAGCCCTTTTTGAACCTCCCATATCTGGCGATGCTATAGTTAGATTATCTAAATTTAAACTTCTTAGATATGGCAAAAATATGGTGGATGCAAACAAATGATCTACTGGTTTCTCGAAAAACCCTTGTATTTGATCGGCATGCAAGTCCATAGTAATTATACGGGTTGCACCAGCAGCCTCCAACATTTTTGCAACCAATTTTGCTGCAATAGGCACTCTTGGCTTATCCTTTCTATCTTGCCTTGCCCATCCAAAATAAGGTAAAACCGCAGTGATATGCCTTGCTGATGCGCGCTTTGCCGCATCAATCATCAACAACATCTCCATTAGGTTTTCAGGCCCAGGGTTTGTTGAACCGATAATAAAAATTCGCGTTCCTCTAATAGACTCTTCATAAGATGGTTGAAATTCTCCATCACTATATGTAGAGGTAATAACATTGCCCAGCTCTGCTCCAAAGGCTTTTGCAATTTTTTCACCTAGCACTTTACTTTGTGTGCAAGCGAAAATTTTAGCTTCTGTTATCACAATAGGCATTTTTACTTTATTGTTTTAGGCGCAAAAACCACACCTGTTTTTAAATGAGGTGCAAATTTATGTATTTATTTTAACCTAAAAAGTATATTGCTTAGTATTTTTGTGTGTAATTTCAAAAAAATATATATTTTTGCAGTCCAAAATTGCTCAAGTGGCGGAATTGGTAGACGCGCTGGATTCAAAATCCAGTTCTTTCGGGAGTGTGGGTTCGATTCCCACCTTGAGTACAGATAAAATCCGTAATACATTTAAAATTAAATGATTACGGATTTTTCATTTCTAATAATGTACGATTTATGTACGATTAAAAGGTTTTTTGTTTATTAAACGGACCATATTTAGCCCAAACTCACTAATATTTTTAGATCGGTAATTGGTAACATTCAAGATAAAGATTCCCAAGGATTGAATATTAGGTTATCCATATAATCCTGTTTCTGTACAATAAGCATCTTTTCTACCCCCTTATCATCTTTTATTGGGAGAAAACCATAATCATAACAGAAATAATAGATCCCATTTTTAAATGGATATATATGGGTGAACAACTCAAGGCTATAGCCAGATTGCAATAACACATCTTTCCTAACAGTACTCTTTCCACTTGGACAAAAATGGGCCAATAGGCTCCTGTTCCTTCGAAGAATACTATTGATTTTCTGGATGGTGATTTCGTGCTGTGGTCGATTTTGGTTGTGATAGGTGCTTCTACATTGGGCATCACAGAACTTCTTATCGGTTCTCCCTACCAACTCCTTGCTACAGGACAAACAGAATTTCATTTTCATAATCCTTTTTTTTAGACGTTTATATACGTATATAAACGTTTAAATATACGGTTAAATCATTATATAACATCAATTTTGTACCATGAAAATGCATTCGTTCCCAATACCAAGTCAAAATATAGCTGTTGCCAAAGCTGATTATCAATTGGCGATGGATTTGATGCATCAAAAACTTACCTTAAAAAAGTACAGCCCGAACACCATTAAGACCTATATGCACATGTTTAAGCAGTTCCTTGCATACATTCACCCAATGCCACTCCATCAGGTCACCACATCGCATATAATGCACTATCACAAAGAATTGGTAACCAAGCATACTGTATCGGCATCCTACCAAAACCAGAGCATAAACGCCATTAAATTCTATATAGAGAAGGTCCTGAACCTTCCCAAGGTATCTTATGATTTTTGTAGGCCCAGAAAGGCAAAGACCTTACCTAAAGTTCTGTCCATGGAAGAAGTGTCTTCCATATTGCATGCCACAAGAAATATTAAGCATAAAACTATACTTTCCATTATATATGGTTGTGGACTACGAATATCCGAATGCACCAACTTAAAAGTCGAGGATATAGACTCTTCCAATATGCGTGTTTGGGTCAGAAACGCCAAGGGGAAAAAGGACAGGATAACGTTGTTATCTCCCAGCTTGTTGGAACAGCTAAGGGCTTATTATAGGGTATACAGACCAAAGCAATGGTTATTTGAAGGACCAAATGGCGGTCAATATAGCGTTTCAAGCATAAGGCAAGTCTTTAATCGTTCCAAGCGTAAAGCTGGTGTTACTATGCCAGCCACGGTTCACAGTTTAAGACACTCCTTTGCGACACATCTCTTGGATGCTGGAACAAATCTCAGATACATACAAAAGCTGTTAGGCCACAACAGCTCTAAGACTACAGAAATTTACACCCATGTAAGTACAACTAATCTCATAAATATTGAAAGTCCTTTCGAAAAGATTGGGAAATTTAATACATTTACAAATAAGAAATAAACGCAATAAAATACGTTTACTAAATAGTTGCCACCAATTTAAAAAATGAACATACTACTATTTTCAGCTTTTTTACTTATTCTAATTTTACTGATTAGATATTTTGCTTCATCTGACAAAAAGAGTGGTTTAAAAATGCTTACAATTTTCGGAATTGTAATCGGTCTTTCTGCTTTAGGATTGAATTCATTGTTTGACAACTCATTTGGTGCTTCAACGCCAGTATATGTTCGGACTGAAAATCTTACTGATAAAAACTTAAAAATTTATTCTATAGCTTTTTGGGACAACGAATGGAACGGAAAAGGAAATTATGTAACTTTTAACAAAAATTTAAAGCCAAATAAAACGTCTGACTTTTGGTTCGAGAATGATGGAACAACTGAATTTTGGCTTGTTGGAAAAAACGCAAGCGGCGAAATTGATTACTTAAATGTTGTTACAGAAAAAGAAAGTGAGTTTGATTTTAAAATAACAGAAAATAAAAATATTGACCAAGACAAAATAGCAATTGCGAAGGAATTGACATTTAAAACGGACAAAAGTGAACAAATGAAAAGTTTTGCATTTTGGACAAATATTATATTAATCGGACTTTTGATTTTGAGTCTGATAAAAATAAAAACTGGTGGCAACACCGTGTATAATTAATGGCTAGTTCGAGCTTGCTTACGAAAATCCTCGCGGATTTTCTATTCGGTTTGTATTTGCTAAATTAGTGGCTTAAACACGCCACTAATCATACACAAAACCGTTGTGCATAATTTAAAATGAACAGAGGCATTTACATACAGATTATAGAAAATGAAGAATTTCAAGACAGAATATTTTGGAATGAGTCCTCTGAAATTTATGCTTTTTTGCGAAATCATACGCTGAAAATTGAACATAAATTTGAGACAAAATTCAATGCTTTCTCTGACAATGAAATTCCAATGGACGGTATAAAAATGCTGACAGATGGAATAAAAAAAGATTTGGATTTTCTAATTGGAGAATATGAAAATAAACCAATTGAAAATGGACTGAATTTAGTTGAAGTGGATTACAAAGGAAAACGAATGAAATTATACTATAAAGCTTCAAAATTGCATTTAATGATTTTGAACTTAGTTCGACTTCAAAAGAAATTGGAATCCGTAATTGAAAAGAACAAAAAAGTTTATGTGTGTGGAAATGCTTATTTCAATGACACTATGTTAGAGACTTTAATGAAAATCAGAGCCGAATTCAAAACAAATGGAATAGTAAACGTTAATGGAATTCAAGAAACTGAATTGAAAACATTAATTAAAGACAAAAGTCTGATAAAATCAGGCCCAAATTATAGGTTAACACGCAAAGGTCTGATAATAGATATTGCGGAATAAAAAACTATGCACAACATCGGCTATAATTCAGCG
This genomic stretch from Flavobacteriaceae bacterium GSB9 harbors:
- a CDS encoding retroviral-like aspartic protease family protein, producing MPEKETLQQFLLKKGYTKVKLHLTKTNHFEIKASINGNKGRFILDTGASSSCVDFEGIDTFKLNAEDSIIKAAGAGAINMETKMAKKNKIKIGKWSNNKVVLVLFNLTHVNTALTEHNSKPVDGIIGADILKKAKAVIDYQKKYLYLKI
- a CDS encoding ribose-phosphate pyrophosphokinase; this translates as MPIVITEAKIFACTQSKVLGEKIAKAFGAELGNVITSTYSDGEFQPSYEESIRGTRIFIIGSTNPGPENLMEMLLMIDAAKRASARHITAVLPYFGWARQDRKDKPRVPIAAKLVAKMLEAAGATRIITMDLHADQIQGFFEKPVDHLFASTIFLPYLRSLNLDNLTIASPDMGGSKRAYAYSKALKSDVVICYKQRAKANVISHMELIGDVTGKNVVLVDDMVDTAGTLTRAADLMMERGALSVRAICTHPLLSGKAYDNLNNSQLEELIVTDSIPVKPLSDKIRVLSCAELFAEVMEKVHNNKSISSKFVM
- a CDS encoding site-specific integrase, producing MKMHSFPIPSQNIAVAKADYQLAMDLMHQKLTLKKYSPNTIKTYMHMFKQFLAYIHPMPLHQVTTSHIMHYHKELVTKHTVSASYQNQSINAIKFYIEKVLNLPKVSYDFCRPRKAKTLPKVLSMEEVSSILHATRNIKHKTILSIIYGCGLRISECTNLKVEDIDSSNMRVWVRNAKGKKDRITLLSPSLLEQLRAYYRVYRPKQWLFEGPNGGQYSVSSIRQVFNRSKRKAGVTMPATVHSLRHSFATHLLDAGTNLRYIQKLLGHNSSKTTEIYTHVSTTNLINIESPFEKIGKFNTFTNKK
- a CDS encoding CHAT domain-containing protein is translated as MKKLCFLFVFLSTFGFSQNLEEQIYVAAETFMVNKNENSLKILSQKEVQFKKQIQTKDEHLAMVFLQCHKGFYLESESKLRDAISTFEAALKRFNQHHLSSISDFDIIESCMIPLGNLYTKTNDFTNAESIIKQYIFLAEKSENFKHQISGAINLSKLYQTLGRHKTVIKLTSSYIDNPNSTKLQKQKLIEINIDSQMALGEISSDEDVPVPLDSEKKHRLALQNQNYEMAFKIFQDVKAERFSSKELSTRYLAKLHLEEAQLLTLLGENDTALKSLNSAIKTLIPNLSGKTLPQKEDLHAENTFIDIFDLYAEIEPDTFKALRYFDLSFYVSDLLRNNWTAQETKILNQTATRIRSEKCIDLLFNAYTTSKDTTFVIKALQYAEQSKATSLSDMFFKKQQIKKFPNDTLLQREFELLKKQEHITSLLVKEQLGDNRVSKINQFNKQLNELSISIKALKHYISEKYPNNDNVFSLKDLQHKLKKDQAILAAYFYGKKHIYQFVVSDNDIHLNRIKKGAAVEKSIVDFINLFNNPKTINNNISNYTEQAFGLYKLLKLAALNDIKNVVIIPDGLLNFIPFDALLTQETTSTAFSKMPFVVFSTCIAYNSSIAMYLNTSASANKNKLLGIFPIFEGSNQSLNFSKQEAESIKNNMQATILMNEAASKENFIEKSNDYPILHLSTHAQSGDFVSPASLSFYNENILLNEIYGLNLNSRLVILSACETGVGKLYKSEGAMSIARGFQYAGAQNVLFSLWQINDLSTAKIMQSFYEEFNKHQSAFVANTQSKITYLENESISNTKKSPYYWSAFVYYGNLEAEKHCSLIIYIFFGILIIFIALFLFFKKTERCQKKKPFSSFFLKKDIPR
- a CDS encoding 50S ribosomal protein L25/general stress protein Ctc, coding for MKSITINGSQRESVGKKATKALRNAGQVPCVLYGGDKPLHFSAPELAFSKLVYTPNAHTVVIELDNGTTLNAVLQDIQFHPVTDNILHIDFYQLFDDKEISMNIPVRLVGNSRGVKNGGVLRKNNRRLRVRALPANLPDFIQIDITPLKIGDNISVGDLPKDNYEFLHTDNTVVCQIKTARTAILDDDDDEEEEIEGEEGAEGAETPAAEAPAAEE
- a CDS encoding response regulator transcription factor, with the protein product MNTSIVIADDHPLMLRGLTDFLNSKGYDIVGSAEDGNVAYNLIVKHKPEIAILDIRMPLKTGLEIAEQCKKNNLPTKIILITFDKEEDLYDQAKAFNVFGYILKDFAIEEIETCINHVKNGTPYFSEEIVEYLSKSNLQKKPEVLELLTKAEIKIVKLVSKNKTSQEIANELSISVRTVDKHRSNIVHKLNLDNKPTSLSIWANLNKDYL
- a CDS encoding PKD domain-containing protein; its protein translation is MASFLCASAQDILNDTLARTATIKAETNGNVVTFTPETPELQQIAGAPKAFYTHYWEFGDGHFSTEEKPKHIYKEKGEYEVKLWATNNYDTGKPPTTRPKKVYVNSVFEDYEETASMEEDFILKRNREPVPDQDMVLIVRYKNPKTYETNGKIYLFYNEQKFKADNFEILDTRTYHGEKKLSTGGFAFTRKIDDDDTFLASTNKFRLNKQQIPQDSTEKTNLPVTISEAQSLYRNWQVLEFDGMQPEEERNMFFTLKTTPEMVKDTSAIISVRGVYVPDANYDNHKVKDMEMEIVTSHDPNKMSSNGTIMNYRLVRFKTLKYKIKFQNNGEGPARTIRLETDIPDMLDKSTLEVTDMYPKCDICPKREVLYSCLDTTLTDTQAIFTFKNIYLPGSEQKNVKEYDSTKGFVKYKIKFAEDFHKKKTKSRTAIIFDKNEPIITNYSTTRFMPGISIGAKVGYNSFSDLNNSESYFFGVTLSPYKSYRWYWQVELMNNFHKYDSYTQIEEGIVQDASGFRFRQRTTTNTSYENIDWDIPVLVRYNINNYIGLGAGLQNSISVSEKQQQDIFIERFEGVQPGAPVFEIAEESSEASNSFTNFRTGLLFEATAGFARIGPSLGARYIMNFDNDFNYWQFYAIWKF